From the Macaca nemestrina isolate mMacNem1 chromosome 2, mMacNem.hap1, whole genome shotgun sequence genome, the window CCAACTGTTGTTTGTCTTGGAGGGAAGTAATATGACCCCAACGTAAATGAATGAGAGGCCAGGAAAACAACGTAGTTTAGTTGTGTTTTCAGGTGGGAGAAAAAGCTATGGTATGCATGTAGCTTTGCCTCTGCCATACTCAGAATGCAAAATAAAAGTGGAGAACAATATCATTTCCCCCCTAACAGACTGGCAGTATCCCAAAATTGGATTTCATGCATTAAAGAGGGTGTGGATAAGCAAGTCCTCTCCTACTTTGCTGGTGgtagtgtaaattggttcaacttTTATGGAAGATAATTTGTCAATATctataaaaaataacatacataTGATTTTTAACTCTGCCATTCTACTTCTTAGAATTTATTCTACAGATGAATAAAGATGTAtgcacacatttttctttttgtaatagcACCAGATTGGAAGAAATTTAAATAGCCATCAGTAGGGTCCATATCCAATGAATCATGGTACGTCCACCTGATGGGATACCGTGCAGTTATACCAAAAGAATGAAGTtccagccgggcgtggttgctcacacctgtaatcccagtactttgggaggctgagatgggcagatcacctgaggtcaggagttcgagaccagcctggccaaaatggtgaaaccctatctccactgaaaatgcaaaaatagctggatgtagtggcaggcacctgtaatcccagatactcaggaggctgaggcgggagaattgcttgaacctgggaagcagaggttgctgcGAGCCACGATCGCCTGggctacaaaaacaaaactacgtctcaaaaaaaaaaaaaagtttttcatgAGCTGATAAAGAATAAGCTCTGAGATACataactaaacaaacaaaaaaatcaacaatgtgTATCATATCCTACaacttgggggaaaaaaggaaaaaatacatatgtaggccaggcacagtggctcacacctgtaatcccagcattttgggaagcagagatgcaaagattgcttgagcccaggactttgagatcagcctgagcaacatggtgagaccctgtttctacaaaaaatacaaaaattagcctggcatcgtggtgtgcacctgtggtcccagctactcgagaggctgaggtgggaggatcgcttgagcctaggaggttgaggctacagtaagctgtgaacgcaccactacactccagcctgggcaacagtgagaccctgtctcaaaataaaaaaatattgttaaactGATCACATTGCCTCCAAGGACGGGAACTAGGAGGCAGAAGAGTTTGTACTGTAGCGCCtatacttttgaatttttaacatTAATGTATTATCTAACAAAAACTttaagttggctgggcacagtggccaactgtaatcctggcactttgggaggccgaggcgggaggatcacctgaggtcaggagtttgagaccatcctggccaacatggcctacatggtgaaaccccgtctctactaaaaatacaaaaattagctgggtgtggtggtgtgcacctgtagtcccagctactcaggagactgaggtgggagaatcacttgaacccgggaggcggaggttgcagtgagctgagatcgtgccactgtactccagccttgcgagagtgagactccatctcaaaaaaaaaaaaaaaaaaaaaaaaagaaaaataaactttaagtgtATAGGATTTGAATTCAGTCTGTCACTGTATGACTTTAAGCAAGTTGCTTCATCTTTGTGTTTCCTCATTGGCAAAAAAGGATTAATACTAGTAACTGTACCTTTTGGGATTATAAGAAaccattatttttttgagacaagttctggctctgtcacccaggatggagtgcagtggtgtgatttcggaggctacaggtgtgcaacaccatgcccggctaatttatttattttatgtgagaTGGGCTCTcaccacgttgctcaggctggtctctaactcatgagctcaagcccACCTTGGtttccaaaagtgttgggattacaggtgtgagccatcacgcccagccaattgTTGTTATTACTAAAGAAAATTtgggcccggtgtggtggctcatgcctgtaattccagcactttgggaggccaaggcaggtggatcacttgaggtcaggagttcaagaccagtttggccaacatggtgaacccccgtctctactaaaaatacaaaagttagctgggcgtggcggtgtgtgcctgtagtcctggctatttgggaagctgaggcaggagaatcgctcaaacccaggagacagaggttgcagtgagccgtgattgccccactgcactcacacctgggtgagagtgagactccatctgaaaacaaaaacaaaaactgaataaTCAATGTTGCTGTGTGAATTACATGCCATTACAGAAATAGTAAAGCAAATGGGAACAGCTTGTGAGGTGGTCAGGGCATAGCTAATAAAGTGATCCTTAATATTGGAATAAAGTTTTCCCATCATAAAGGTATTAGAAGTGTTTGGTGTATTTGAAGAACAGCAAGGAGCCTGGGGTGAGGACAGCAATAGGACATAAGGTCACACATAGAAAGTGGAAAGATCATAAAAGCTATTGTGAGgacttttgatttttttgcaCAGGAGTGCCGTGATCAATTTAATAGAATCCCTTGGGCTACTGTGTGGAGATTAAACTGTAGGGTAGCAAGGACAGGAACAAGGTTTTCTTGTAGACAATGCTGACCTTTGGCCCGAACCCTTTCTCTTTCCCAAATTAGCCATGtgtaagttgttttttgtttttaaatagaggtctcactatgctgcccaggctggcctcaacaAATCCTCCagcctgtctcccaaagtgctgggattacacgcctgagccaccgcacccagctgaacAGTTTTAGATAAAAACTTAATTCATGCAATGATCAAAGAACTGAGATAGTAAGTACATTTTATGCTACCtcaaattatattatttctacAATCACATTTTGATGCCTTTTTGCTGGCTAGGGTATTTGGTTTGCTTTAAAGTACATTAGCACTAGAAgatgacaaaaaataacagaaagtcCATTTCTTTTAATAGACATTTATTCCTTTAGTTGAACAACTTCTacacaataaaaatgtatgacttaagatctttttttgtgtgtgtgaagaaaTTTAGGTCTCAAGAACTTCTGTGAACTTGCTGAGTACTTCCTGGAATTCAATTAACTGAGCCTTTTGAAACCCCTAGAGAAGATCAGAGAAAATTGGTTCAGAGAAACAAGCATTTAGATTTAAGTCAGTAAAGTCAGAATTTAGAATTGGGCAATTCCTTGTCTACCTTTTCTTTATACTCAAATCCACCCTGGGAAACAGTCTAGTCTCCTGGAAGACATGATAGAAACAGAAATGCAATGTGGTGGTGTACTCAAAGTGGGAGCACAAGTGATGGCCCAACTTTGTGGAATGGTAAGGATTTTTAGGGTAGTTTGGCCAAGAACAAGAGAAGTAACTGCACAAAACACATACGGTTGCAAACCATGCGCTTATGACCTTTTCTGTAGCCTATGGGAGTGCACAGAATGGGTAACCCAAGATGTTTTTAAGACTGACTGGACTAAGAATGAGGTACTTATAGCCAACTACTTTCCCCTCTAATGTGACTGAAAGGATTCATAATGATCACAATTAGCATTACGGTTAAATATTTTAGGATTGACTTCTCACACTTGAAAGGTATTTATCTAACGGCCACTGGCTTACCAGCTTCCCACCCTAGCATTCATTGCTAGTTTACCAATCTTAAGGCTAATTTTATCTCACATTCAATTTCAAAACACACCAGTATTAATACCACTACCACGAATCATTGAATTACATGAAGCCACAGCACTTAACTAGGGAGCTTTCACCTTTTGTATGTGAATTTAAAATGGTACTATGAAGGCAGAAGCAATTTTCTTCAGGCTAACCCAGATTTTCTAAAGCCCAGTTAAAAAAGTCTGTACCTGTCAAACTAAAAAAACCCAGCCACTTGAAAGTAAACCAGCACAGCATTGCCATCACCAACAAAGCTGCAGGTTTCATCACATGCACCAGACAAATCTACAGGGCTAGTTTCAGTTCtcttaaagaatttattttaaacctATTATACCACAGTTAAGTTTTATACACTGACATACAACTCCCTAAtaagataaagacaaaaaagTTTATCTTATTAGAAACAAGATACACCACCACTTATTGTCTTCAAACATTATTGCACTTTAACTTTCTTAATTtgacaaagcattcaagaaacaATCTGCAGACTAGTTTTAACAGACAAATAACACCTGTAAGCAGACATGACTGTCCTAAATTGTTTATTAGGTATGAATTTTACAAACTTTACTTATATTAGCGGTAACGGTGGAGCTGGAGAGTATTGCGCCTTCTCCAAGCTGCCCTGCGAGAACCACCAATAGTGTGGTGGAACTTATGGCCCTTTCCAAGGCCACGGCTCTTTCGGCCCGCAGATGTCAGCCCACGCATCTCCCTGTGCTTGTGGACTGGTTTGGTGATCCATTGGGTGTCAGGATTTCTTCTGATAGCTTTATGGAATGGATCAATGAGGATAACCTCAAAAAATTTGTATGTGGAATCTTCTCCAACCCAGTAAGAATTCAGGACTCTCAGAGCCCCACAGTGGCGACCAGCTCGCTCCTAGAATAGGAAAAAAGGCTAAGGTCAGTCTCCCACATTGCCCATAGCAGCGAGTCAGAAAGAATTTTAATTCTCAACTCTAGTTCACCACCAGACAGGAGTCTTTTACTACTCAAGTATTTATGAAACATTTCTCCCTAGACTATCACAAGTATAACAAGATAAAGTAAACTTGCTAAAACAACACACATAAATATAGACTGAAACACATCATTCCCTCTTAATACTCCAGTCCTTACTAATACCTGGGTAACAAAATTTAGGGTTTGAGGACCTTATCTTTTTCCAATACAACTGAGAGCTCAGCAACGtttagctttaaaaatatctagTATATATTTTAGGCTGTGCAGGCCACATTTGGTCTCTTCTGCATATTCTTGCCTTTAAAGCTTAGGTTCCACAAGTACTTCCAGTATATACACACGCATTTGTAATAACGACTTACAAGTCTTTCAAGCAATTACTCTTTACCAAGATTAGTAAAAATCACAAACCCTATTTTATACACGAGACAGTTCACGTTAAGTACAATCAGAAGAGTTGCTTAAATGTCTCTCCCACAGTCCCCAGGCAGTATTCAATATAACTGCTACTCAAAACCATTTACCTCTGCAACGGACTGAAGGCTCCGAGCAAACTTTAGCTGGTTAACACCATGATGGACAGGCTTGCCATAAGTTGCACCCTTAGGAACTGGGCGTTTTCGGCCACCACGGCGAACACGAATCCTATATATAACGTAacctacacacaaacacacacaaaattagtgATTTTATAGGAAGCCCATCAGGCTTAAGACTCAATGGCTTGTCATTAACACTCCACCAAAAATACTTCAACAGTAAGTTAATGCtatataatggaaaaaaataaaacacatcccAGTCTGTCAATGTACTTTAGGTTACTCACACAGGGAGACACACTGTTTGCTTTAGTCTGAACTCATCCAGATTTGCAACCTTTGACGCACTTGCCACTTTAGACAACAAGCGCATAAAGTTACTGACCAGTGTTGCTAGCTCTATTCTGCCAAAGCCCTATGAGAAGACACTGGGGCAGCAGTGTTTTCCTACCAGCTGGTTTCCAACTTTCCTGGAATATAATTTTATCCTAGCATCCAGGCAGTCGATCACGTACCTTGCTTGGCCTTGTAGCCCAGTCGGCGCGCTTTATCAGGCCGGGTGGGGCGGGGAGCTCTGTGGAGAGCAGAGAGCTGGCGGTACTGCCAGCAGCGGACCCTCAGAAGAAAGCGCATGACATCAGACTGCTTCTTTCTCCATAGCTCCTGAATGTACTTGTATGCACCCATCTTGGCTTACCTGTGAAATCAAACTGGGTATTAAATATCATCCGCTTGAAGTACAATAAGACGACCCTACTCGTCCATCTTAGTTCCCCAACAAGCACAAGGAAACCGCCGGGAATGAAAATGGCTCTGCACCAACTGCCGGGGACAGCTAGCCCAACCCCCACCAATGCGCCCACGGAGCCGCGTTCAGTCACCTCCGCAACCCCGGCGCGGTGCTCGGCACGTTTTGGTGGGGCGAATGAACAGAGCCAGAGGTGAGCACCAAGGGGGCGGGTGGCTGCGGCAGGCGGCGTCCCCAAGGGGAACCTGCAAGGAGATGCCGCTGACACAACAGGGCAACGTACTGCTGCGGCCGCCGAGGATTAACTCTCGAGGAAAATGCATCTACCCCACCCAACCAGCAGTCTCTCTTTAGGCTGCCTTGTCCCGGGCGCCCCATTCGTCAGCCCCACGCCTCCTCCAGGATCCGGGCCCAGCTCAAATTCGCGCCGCCATCACATCTTCGCTCAACCCGCCCCGGGGGCCGCCTCTCCACCCCTTCGCTGTCCCGCATCCTGACCAAACTCTGGCCGCACAGGAGAGAGACCTATCTCGGAGGACGCAGGGTCCCCGGGCCTGGATGGTTGAAGAGGAAGACGATCAACGGCGGATGGAAGAGCAAAGATCTCCAACGCAGCCTACCTGATGGCTGCCGCCAGACGGAAAGGAAAGAGCTGTACTCCCACAATCCCTTTTGGGctcctcccccacctcagccAACCTCTTTCCGGTGGAAAACTGCGGCCTCCCAGAGCCTCATGGGACATGTAGTTCCAGCATCGCGCCTGGTGGGCGGAGTTCTGCCGAGTGGGGCGCAGCCGCCCCTATTGTCCCGCCCCCTGCCCCGCAGGATTCCAGCCTGAGCGGCCGGGGTGAGAGAGTTGGCGGCGAGGCCTCGGTAAGCGAGCGTCGGTGACTGTCCCGCCGCGAGAAGAGGCAAGTTGGGGTCCAGGTTCCAAAGCCGGTGACCGCGTACCGCGGTGAGCCGCTGTCTTTGAGGTCAGAGGAGAGAACAGGTTTATTTCACGCACCGCGGGCTCTCTTCCCGCGTAGTCTCTGCGTCTCCGCGCTGCGCTGTCGCTCTCTGGCCCCCGCACGACGGGCTCAGAAATCTGGGCCCCAGCGCTGCGCTGTCCCTCTCTGGCCCCCGCACGACGGGCGCAGAAATCTGGGCCCCAGCGCTGCGCTGAGAGACCCCCCGACGCTTCGCCAGCCCCCCAGGGAGGCCTTCACGGAGTAGGGGCGTCGCGGGTGGGGGCGCTCGCTGTGTCCCTTCAGCTCCAGACTGCGTGAAACTCCCGCAGGCCCCAGCTCCCAGGGGTTTTGTCCTAAAAAAGGGTCATGGACTGGGTGGATTGCGGGCGGCTTGGCGCTTTTTCTGCATACGGATTTCGTCCCAAAATTGCTAACATCAGAACcacagtttttcagaaaagcaaatgttTATTTGCCAAGACCTGTTTGGCAGGTGTGAATGTTTTAGGGAAGAAATGCCGAGAAAATGCTGGCATTTTGCGTtgcggttttttgttttttgtttttttaaattaagaaataggttactggcttattttgcttctccagaatattttcatttttgatatagtcatgtggttttaatttccttCCAGATTCTGCGTTCGAATGTGGCAAAAGCTTAAAAGAATCGTTATCTCTTAATCGTAGCGGTTTTGATTATCTTTTTTCCTGcgtcatatttttctttctttttaaatcacagCTTTACGTTTTTAAGTGTCTCCATCTGGTACATTGATtgagtcaacaaatatttattaagtgtctaatatgtgccaggcatagtTGCTAGGGATGCAGCAGCAAACAACGCAGAAATTTTGGCCTTCTTGGAAACGGGCAGTAAGCAGAAGTAAGCTGTGTATTGGGTTTGGTGGTAAATGCTAAGGAAAAACGGTAAGGGGAGGGAAGTGATGAGGGAGTGTTAGGGGGTGGGGCTTGCAATTTGGGATGGAATGTCCAGGTTGTCTTTTAGAGAAGGTAACATTTAAGAAAGGACCTCAAGGATAGGAGTCTGGGAGTAAGAGTAGGGGTCTGattcaggcagagggaagagtgcCAAGACTGGAGCATGCAAGGAGAATAGAGGAGCGGCAGGGAAGCAGTGTGGCTGAACTTCACAGTAGGAGAAAGTGGGAAATGATGTCAGAGAGGTGAAGGGTCTTACATGGACTTTGGATTTCATTGTAAGATTTTGAACGGAAGGATGACTTCGTATGGcgtacattttaaaaagataatttggaTTGCTCCTTTTGAGGCTAAAGGGAGAGCAaaaatggaagcagagagactACTTAGGAAATTGTATTAGTCTTCCATTGCTCCTGT encodes:
- the LOC105488924 gene encoding large ribosomal subunit protein eL15; its protein translation is MGAYKYIQELWRKKQSDVMRFLLRVRCWQYRQLSALHRAPRPTRPDKARRLGYKAKQGYVIYRIRVRRGGRKRPVPKGATYGKPVHHGVNQLKFARSLQSVAEERAGRHCGALRVLNSYWVGEDSTYKFFEVILIDPFHKAIRRNPDTQWITKPVHKHREMRGLTSAGRKSRGLGKGHKFHHTIGGSRRAAWRRRNTLQLHRYR